One Halarcobacter ebronensis genomic window carries:
- a CDS encoding VCBS domain-containing protein — MFEGIKILNGQKTVDLTTLKKATNGELVLDKIKNLKIYLSNGAIVAEKVDILENNSDVKVTFTDSQGNDFFVVLKGLGEILLTNNSGTPILEVISNNDKLLSMTTIDDLEASAAGGATQSSAQTENPAGAGALGATDSDDLAGRIDGPLVGALAEGEDPTGINTQPIVLDVTLDDVNEILGEEGAGDINTITGQLEEIDPDITDAGLHTFSYVEGTLTVTSFNDDGTISEVITLDDDNIELVLNPDGSFTLTGDFNDLALGESATVTFDYTATDIRGLTSEPATVTVTINGTNDIPVVEDINLNNNDTELSWSINGSSESQGYGDYGDYGEDTKGATIDEINALLSSVTVESIIEELNENGANIDLYSDYGNYGDYDVDGSALEVTLNVQAGETVTFDWIFNDLEGDGTPYNDFSFVVIDGVEVEILALVSDSGSQNSGTFSYTFESAGEHTIVFAAINDEDSSVDSNLQVTYVSGGEIIDTKTVGYVENGSMTVFEGLDTFNETDQLSPALGVDSENDPILYGQVFLAEESLLNRLELELFDAEEQQGENSSKVIIHIYKADGSGTIILGEEVYTSDEIDLSSDNLLLENMGLNLDVGSKYAIVIESISGSYEWEYSSGDYGNYGDGDVIDGLGMIGSEYAQGYGDEENTFHEFYKNFSVKLTYGSDGIFYETFDPTDELGVDDTKDDGLNTFVGVLSVSDDDNTDTHIFAVVEDSLQIISPENSQTSNEELPTFVINPDDVEISISFNEETGEWEYRIEGDFSALAEGETATLSFQYYADDQNGQDGTDGINESSISEPATITLTITGTNDQPIVADVTYGDSPYAEEVGNSLDSNPIYESADNNPDDTNGDGILRNEDVTTTYSNTLPVVEDDDINDTHEYFLEEESSSVDNELVEEFNVVVDTNGEFTVTGDFNALAAGEKATVSFQYYVIDDSAQEIDGETNKSELKTAYVTITGTNDQPVVENLTFGAEVYTNNTEMRIPGEGDSGMITSTIYVDSVEDIEDLNVHLNLEHMWPADLDIYLIAPDGTRIELSTDNLIQGDVEFNDDYSYSYIFKPEGDLSILDGKDLTGEWTLEITDDTNNGVINMPFVGSVDMLSDYGTLFSWGLEFNSETYFESHTLDENDVVGVDDTENEALTRFSNILVATDQDVSDTHTMHILNMDNVETTEDVMNQSISYIDGIATTDDTDVTRVVTVESTDVNVADIRIDRIELSNNDDGTDSQSNFDLYGDFSALGEGETATVTFTYQAEDSSVTQENGETQYSEPKTVTITITGTNDKPVVSTETYDISDEVYGSTYYETSDLDGRDNYDTNGENVDLGSYTNDDENWNTLKGKISVIDDDVNDKHHFYVVDTNGNSYGQNILSLDGDLDLTDWVTISSTAIDPSNINLASITLNNESNNILDSDYFSSQKEIEFELVGDFSNLAAGEEATVTFSYIAVDDSEQLIDGESNTSEVKTVTLTIMGTNDEPIVWSVNNGLGTIETTIANAAQQAYDNVIGAGGTVEEANAAKLEAISTQVQADRYGEDVVVDVEVRTSYFDTISGYDDDLTDTHTLHMANTTSENTISVSTDDGQMNAAFNSDYISAEDIKDLSIDFRTLVDEQDSTSQTYSYLVTGNFSALGFGESATIVFDYYAKDDSEVGVNGESDESDVKQITFTIWGTNDQPVITSYDSTSSIQETNQAIELPLEALQQIAYDKAYNGVMEEMFDDSPYAYPSYEEGQAAFEAAQAAAIMAANIAKEAVVADDELTVYGDGLGTVYNDDVIKGYDDDINDKHALFLANLEAESAGQQELLIDFSTTNGNFSDTGSDIKAIFTTDSANVTAEDIKDVSVIFNTTSDETGSNLQEYTYQVVGNYNALGAGETATITFAYYAGDDSGSYNEESSSELHEITLTITGTNDKPVVQADSFGGNESTQGAVTTLTHTLSVSDDDNTDMVNGHLFKIQEDLSVDEVNPDDVYFIKYVNVDTGEIGTVEVEINGPLEEIDTTKITLIISGNQLTLQGEFDALAGEYTDNNQTVIPAEELSLKFKYYADDQNGFDGTDGSNENSVSDSQWMTITVTGTNDVPTIETKDYPSSMDEDNHVENGMLTTFGSVTFDDLDHGQDYFSTDYVSPENDIGGVFTFNEDGTWDYKVDNSLAVIQALKDGEYIDQTYTIKSIDGTATYDITVRVWGTEDISIISDDSTLTGDVKEDTNVLDDVLSATGTLYIVDPDDFPNEAAFNEAVTYSPLSDGEQLGTLTLVNQNAEDREYPNGETVWTYEVNNEDPRVQALGEGESIKQIFIITSADGSSPENITIIINGTNDAPTISVNTEDVNAQFVEMQGADTGANAVVITSSVAINDIDGDNIKSATVTIENLQEGDELIFAGYEGIFTTTYDVGVLTITAIAEAGVSPEIFEAALNSVMFNNTSDTPDTTTREITFSVTDIHDEPSNVTKEYVEVEAVNDAPISTPEADFEVYEDDEIYNGSVEAFDPESTTLTYSLVGDAPDGLVFNENGTYSFDPSHESYQSLSEGEEREVTFQWKASDGEADSTTDSVTITIIGTNDQPLVEAVTDSVSESTTSTTTIFDGTLSAVTDVDSLDTHTYSEYGIVNVSSNDVDTNDLTDIIVQVYANGEYQVRGNFEALSQGDTATVTFQYIVTDNSGATNAQSVAQTVTLTITGTNDTPIVNNVLLNLTENEFSNYDNDDLNPDGENSVFTSSESLMPENDSNDTYSYMIQPNSVSTTPSNIVTSPTTVEIDENGYYTVTNPDFNKLAAGESVTVFFTAIVSDGTNFDTPSIMMTITGSNDKPTVTNEIISAVDEADGLQVVKTGTLNYDDVDTSDTHTFEISTQPSVVVYASDGVTVVQGVSILALEVVLNSATGEYEVKGNFDALAQGQKAVIDFGYKVTDDSGAANAQSDEGTVTLTVNGTNDVATLTSELVSSSINETVSGEVLATLNVEDLDGTASYSGFSLSGDDASLVEIIEENGEFKLKLKDNVSLDYETNPSLDVRVTYNDGYDNSIQDINIAVNNITGIISTTGAADPIISNTFNGNNNNWVILSGSENNGNNILGWFNSDNTVAYKSFDLDTYSGENVTVSFDLSTYQYNGQWESNDYLDVLIRNGNGQIISNNSFNSNDDTTFTFEVPQNGEFTIYISSNNTANSEYWAIDNFEISATTTGEQILTLDSSTSGEINMAELLSQANDFSGNSSSLNELDTIDLTNGDHILSNISIGDVLAMTDSDKTLTITGDTGDTIKLDLGASVNNASEINDNQWHQVDDTNTYIGKAGEDTVTLLINGIQVEDI, encoded by the coding sequence ATGTTTGAAGGTATTAAAATCCTAAATGGACAAAAAACAGTTGATTTAACAACTCTTAAAAAAGCAACAAATGGGGAACTAGTTTTAGATAAAATCAAAAATTTAAAAATTTATCTATCAAATGGAGCTATTGTAGCTGAAAAAGTTGATATATTAGAAAATAATAGCGATGTAAAAGTTACTTTTACTGATTCACAAGGGAATGATTTTTTTGTTGTATTAAAAGGCTTAGGAGAGATATTACTAACAAATAATAGTGGTACTCCTATTTTAGAAGTAATAAGTAATAATGATAAACTTTTATCAATGACAACTATTGATGATCTTGAAGCATCAGCAGCTGGTGGAGCAACACAATCAAGTGCACAAACAGAAAATCCTGCAGGTGCAGGAGCTTTGGGAGCTACAGATAGTGATGATTTAGCAGGAAGAATTGATGGGCCTTTAGTTGGAGCACTTGCGGAAGGAGAAGATCCTACAGGTATAAATACTCAACCTATAGTTTTAGATGTAACACTTGATGATGTCAATGAAATCTTAGGAGAAGAGGGTGCTGGAGATATCAATACAATTACAGGACAATTAGAAGAAATAGATCCAGATATTACAGATGCAGGATTACATACTTTTTCTTATGTTGAAGGAACTTTGACAGTTACAAGTTTCAATGACGATGGTACTATTTCTGAAGTAATAACACTTGATGATGACAATATCGAGTTAGTTCTAAACCCTGATGGAAGTTTTACTCTTACTGGTGATTTTAATGATTTAGCACTAGGGGAATCTGCTACTGTAACTTTTGATTATACTGCAACAGATATTAGAGGTCTTACAAGTGAACCAGCAACTGTAACAGTTACAATAAATGGTACAAATGATATCCCTGTAGTTGAAGATATAAATCTGAATAATAATGATACAGAATTATCTTGGTCAATAAATGGAAGCAGTGAATCTCAAGGTTATGGTGATTATGGTGATTATGGAGAAGATACAAAAGGTGCAACAATTGATGAAATAAACGCTCTTCTCTCTTCAGTTACTGTTGAATCAATTATAGAAGAGTTAAATGAAAATGGTGCAAACATAGATTTGTATAGTGATTATGGTAATTATGGTGACTATGATGTTGATGGATCTGCATTAGAAGTTACTTTAAATGTGCAAGCTGGTGAAACTGTAACTTTTGATTGGATATTTAATGATCTTGAAGGAGATGGAACCCCTTATAATGATTTCTCTTTTGTTGTAATAGATGGAGTAGAAGTAGAAATTCTTGCATTGGTATCAGATAGTGGAAGTCAAAATAGTGGTACATTCTCTTATACTTTTGAGAGTGCTGGCGAACATACAATAGTTTTTGCGGCAATAAATGATGAAGATAGTTCAGTTGATTCAAATCTTCAAGTAACTTATGTTTCTGGTGGAGAGATTATTGATACAAAAACAGTTGGATATGTAGAGAATGGTTCAATGACAGTTTTTGAAGGATTAGATACTTTTAATGAAACAGATCAATTATCACCTGCTTTAGGAGTAGATAGTGAAAATGATCCTATTCTTTATGGACAAGTATTTTTAGCTGAAGAATCTCTTTTGAATAGATTAGAATTGGAACTTTTTGATGCCGAAGAACAACAAGGTGAAAATTCTTCAAAAGTAATAATACATATTTATAAAGCAGATGGAAGTGGAACAATAATTTTAGGTGAAGAAGTATACACAAGTGATGAGATTGATCTTTCTTCTGATAACTTACTTTTAGAGAATATGGGCTTAAATTTAGATGTTGGTAGTAAATATGCAATAGTAATTGAATCAATAAGTGGCTCATATGAGTGGGAATACTCTTCTGGAGATTATGGAAATTATGGAGATGGTGATGTAATAGATGGTCTTGGAATGATTGGCAGTGAATATGCGCAAGGATATGGTGATGAAGAGAATACTTTTCATGAATTTTATAAAAATTTTTCTGTAAAATTGACTTATGGTTCAGATGGTATATTTTATGAAACTTTTGATCCAACTGACGAATTAGGTGTTGATGATACAAAAGATGATGGTTTAAATACCTTTGTAGGTGTATTATCAGTAAGTGATGATGATAACACAGATACTCATATTTTTGCAGTAGTAGAAGATAGTTTACAAATAATCTCTCCAGAAAATAGTCAAACTTCAAATGAAGAGTTACCAACTTTTGTAATAAATCCAGATGATGTGGAAATTTCAATTTCATTTAATGAAGAAACAGGAGAATGGGAGTATAGGATTGAAGGTGATTTCTCCGCTTTAGCAGAAGGTGAAACTGCAACTTTGTCTTTCCAATACTATGCAGATGATCAAAATGGACAAGATGGAACTGATGGTATAAATGAATCATCAATTTCAGAACCAGCAACTATTACTCTTACAATAACAGGAACAAATGATCAACCAATAGTAGCCGATGTAACTTATGGAGATTCTCCTTATGCCGAAGAAGTTGGAAACTCTTTAGATTCTAATCCAATCTATGAAAGTGCAGATAACAATCCTGATGATACAAATGGTGATGGTATATTAAGAAATGAAGATGTTACAACTACATATTCAAATACTCTTCCAGTTGTAGAAGATGATGATATTAATGATACCCATGAGTACTTCTTAGAAGAGGAGTCTTCATCTGTAGATAATGAATTGGTTGAAGAGTTTAATGTAGTAGTAGATACTAATGGAGAATTCACTGTTACAGGTGATTTTAATGCCTTAGCTGCTGGTGAAAAAGCTACTGTTTCTTTCCAATATTATGTAATAGATGATAGTGCTCAAGAGATAGATGGTGAAACAAATAAAAGTGAATTAAAAACTGCATATGTAACAATAACAGGAACAAATGATCAACCTGTAGTTGAAAATTTAACTTTTGGAGCAGAAGTATATACTAACAATACAGAAATGAGAATCCCAGGTGAAGGTGATAGTGGGATGATTACTTCTACTATTTATGTAGATAGTGTAGAAGATATTGAAGATTTAAATGTTCATCTAAATTTAGAACATATGTGGCCAGCAGATTTAGATATTTATCTAATTGCGCCAGATGGTACGAGAATTGAGCTTAGCACTGATAATTTAATTCAAGGAGATGTAGAGTTTAATGATGATTATTCATATAGTTATATCTTTAAACCTGAAGGGGATTTATCTATTTTAGATGGGAAAGATTTAACTGGTGAGTGGACTTTAGAGATAACTGATGATACTAATAATGGAGTTATAAATATGCCATTTGTTGGTAGCGTTGATATGTTATCAGATTATGGAACTCTATTTAGTTGGGGATTAGAGTTTAATTCAGAAACATATTTTGAATCACATACTTTAGATGAAAACGATGTAGTTGGAGTTGATGACACTGAAAATGAAGCATTAACAAGATTTAGTAATATTTTAGTTGCGACAGATCAAGATGTAAGTGATACACATACTATGCATATTTTGAATATGGATAATGTAGAGACTACAGAAGATGTGATGAATCAATCAATTTCATATATTGATGGTATTGCTACAACTGATGATACAGATGTAACAAGAGTTGTAACAGTAGAATCAACAGATGTAAATGTTGCAGATATTAGAATTGATAGAATAGAGTTATCAAACAATGATGATGGAACAGATAGTCAATCAAACTTTGATCTTTATGGTGATTTTTCAGCCCTAGGAGAAGGAGAAACTGCAACAGTTACTTTCACTTATCAAGCAGAAGATAGCTCAGTAACTCAAGAAAATGGTGAAACACAATACTCTGAACCAAAAACAGTTACTATCACAATCACAGGTACAAATGATAAACCAGTTGTTTCAACTGAAACTTATGATATCTCTGATGAAGTTTATGGAAGTACATATTATGAAACTTCTGATTTAGACGGAAGAGATAATTATGATACAAATGGTGAAAATGTTGATTTAGGTAGTTATACAAATGATGATGAAAATTGGAATACACTAAAAGGTAAAATCTCTGTAATCGATGATGATGTAAATGATAAACACCATTTCTATGTTGTTGATACTAATGGCAATAGTTATGGGCAAAATATATTATCTCTTGATGGAGATTTAGATTTAACTGATTGGGTTACTATCTCTTCAACTGCAATTGACCCATCAAATATCAATTTAGCAAGTATTACCCTTAACAATGAGAGTAACAATATTTTAGATAGTGACTACTTTTCATCACAAAAAGAGATTGAATTTGAACTTGTTGGAGATTTTTCAAATTTAGCTGCTGGTGAAGAGGCAACTGTAACATTTAGTTATATTGCAGTTGATGATTCAGAACAATTAATTGATGGAGAGAGCAATACTTCGGAAGTTAAAACTGTTACATTGACAATAATGGGAACAAATGATGAACCAATTGTATGGTCTGTTAATAATGGTTTAGGAACAATTGAGACTACAATTGCAAATGCTGCACAACAAGCATATGATAATGTAATTGGTGCAGGAGGAACAGTAGAAGAGGCAAATGCTGCAAAACTAGAAGCTATCTCTACACAAGTTCAAGCTGATAGATATGGTGAAGACGTAGTGGTTGATGTGGAAGTAAGAACCTCATACTTTGATACTATTAGTGGGTATGACGATGACTTAACAGATACTCATACTTTACATATGGCAAATACAACTTCAGAAAATACTATTTCTGTATCTACTGATGATGGGCAAATGAATGCAGCATTTAATTCAGATTATATTTCAGCAGAAGATATCAAAGATTTATCAATAGACTTTAGAACTTTAGTTGATGAACAAGATAGTACAAGTCAAACATACTCATATTTAGTTACTGGTAATTTCTCAGCTTTAGGTTTTGGAGAGAGTGCAACTATTGTTTTTGATTATTATGCAAAAGATGATTCAGAAGTTGGAGTAAATGGTGAATCTGATGAAAGTGATGTAAAACAGATTACTTTTACAATTTGGGGAACTAATGACCAACCTGTAATCACCTCATATGATAGTACTTCTTCAATCCAAGAGACAAATCAAGCAATTGAATTACCTCTTGAAGCCTTACAACAAATAGCTTATGATAAAGCATATAATGGAGTGATGGAAGAGATGTTTGATGATTCACCATATGCATATCCATCATATGAAGAGGGACAAGCAGCATTTGAAGCTGCACAAGCAGCAGCTATTATGGCAGCAAATATTGCAAAAGAGGCTGTTGTTGCAGATGATGAGTTAACTGTTTATGGAGATGGTTTAGGTACAGTTTATAATGATGATGTTATAAAAGGTTATGATGATGATATTAATGACAAACATGCACTATTTTTAGCTAATCTTGAAGCAGAATCTGCTGGGCAACAAGAGTTACTAATTGATTTTAGTACAACAAATGGGAATTTTAGTGATACAGGAAGTGATATAAAAGCTATATTTACAACAGATTCAGCAAATGTTACAGCAGAAGATATCAAAGATGTAAGTGTAATTTTTAATACAACATCAGATGAAACAGGCTCAAATCTTCAAGAATATACTTATCAAGTGGTTGGTAACTACAATGCTTTAGGTGCAGGTGAAACTGCTACAATTACTTTTGCATATTATGCAGGAGATGACAGCGGTTCTTATAATGAAGAATCATCAAGTGAACTTCATGAGATTACTTTAACTATTACTGGAACAAATGATAAACCAGTAGTTCAAGCTGATTCATTTGGGGGAAATGAATCAACTCAAGGTGCTGTAACAACTCTTACTCATACATTAAGTGTAAGTGATGATGATAATACAGATATGGTAAATGGACATCTTTTCAAAATTCAAGAAGATTTATCTGTAGATGAGGTAAATCCAGATGATGTCTATTTTATCAAATATGTAAATGTAGATACAGGTGAAATTGGAACAGTTGAAGTTGAAATTAATGGTCCTTTAGAAGAGATTGATACAACAAAAATTACTTTAATCATTAGTGGTAATCAGTTAACACTTCAAGGTGAATTTGATGCTTTGGCTGGTGAGTATACAGATAATAATCAAACAGTAATCCCTGCTGAAGAGTTGAGTTTGAAATTTAAATATTATGCAGATGACCAAAATGGTTTTGACGGAACTGATGGTTCTAATGAAAACTCAGTAAGTGATAGCCAATGGATGACAATAACTGTAACAGGAACAAATGATGTTCCAACTATTGAAACAAAAGATTATCCTTCTTCAATGGATGAAGATAATCATGTTGAAAATGGTATGTTAACAACTTTTGGTTCAGTTACCTTTGATGATTTAGACCATGGGCAAGACTACTTTAGTACAGATTATGTATCGCCGGAAAATGATATTGGTGGAGTATTTACTTTCAATGAAGATGGAACATGGGATTATAAAGTTGACAACTCTTTAGCAGTAATTCAAGCACTAAAAGATGGAGAGTATATTGATCAAACATATACTATAAAATCTATAGATGGAACAGCAACTTATGATATAACTGTAAGAGTTTGGGGAACTGAAGATATCTCTATTATTTCAGATGATTCAACTTTAACAGGAGATGTAAAAGAAGATACAAATGTACTAGATGATGTTCTTTCTGCAACAGGCACTTTATATATAGTTGATCCAGATGATTTCCCTAATGAAGCAGCGTTTAATGAAGCTGTAACTTATTCACCTCTTTCAGATGGAGAACAACTTGGAACATTAACTTTAGTAAATCAAAATGCAGAAGATAGAGAGTATCCAAATGGTGAAACTGTTTGGACATATGAAGTAAATAATGAAGATCCAAGAGTACAAGCTTTAGGTGAAGGTGAATCTATTAAACAGATTTTTATTATAACTTCAGCAGATGGAAGCAGTCCTGAAAATATCACAATTATAATAAATGGTACAAATGATGCTCCAACTATCTCTGTAAATACAGAAGATGTAAATGCACAATTTGTTGAAATGCAAGGAGCTGATACAGGTGCGAATGCAGTTGTAATTACAAGTAGTGTTGCTATAAATGATATTGATGGAGATAATATCAAATCAGCAACTGTAACAATAGAAAACTTACAAGAGGGTGATGAACTTATATTTGCAGGTTATGAAGGAATCTTTACAACTACATATGATGTAGGAGTATTAACAATAACCGCAATTGCTGAAGCTGGAGTCTCTCCTGAAATATTTGAAGCAGCATTAAATAGTGTTATGTTTAATAACACTTCAGATACACCTGATACAACTACTAGAGAGATAACTTTTAGTGTTACAGATATTCATGATGAACCATCAAATGTTACAAAAGAGTATGTTGAGGTTGAAGCTGTAAACGATGCACCTATTTCAACTCCTGAGGCAGATTTTGAAGTTTATGAAGATGATGAAATTTATAATGGTAGCGTTGAAGCATTTGACCCAGAGAGTACAACTTTAACATACAGTTTAGTTGGAGATGCACCAGATGGATTAGTATTTAACGAAAATGGAACATATTCATTTGATCCTTCACATGAAAGTTATCAATCTCTAAGCGAAGGGGAAGAGAGAGAAGTTACTTTCCAATGGAAAGCTTCTGATGGAGAGGCTGACTCAACAACAGATAGTGTAACAATCACTATAATTGGAACAAATGATCAACCATTAGTTGAAGCTGTAACAGATAGTGTTAGTGAATCAACTACATCTACTACAACAATTTTTGATGGAACATTGAGTGCAGTAACAGATGTAGATAGTTTAGATACTCATACTTATAGTGAATATGGAATAGTTAATGTCTCTTCAAATGATGTTGATACAAATGATTTAACAGATATTATTGTTCAAGTTTATGCAAATGGAGAGTACCAAGTTAGAGGAAATTTTGAAGCATTATCACAAGGAGATACAGCAACAGTAACATTCCAATATATTGTTACAGATAATTCAGGGGCAACAAATGCTCAAAGTGTAGCACAAACTGTTACGTTAACAATAACAGGAACAAATGACACACCAATTGTAAATAATGTGTTGTTAAATTTAACAGAAAATGAGTTTAGTAACTATGATAATGATGATTTAAATCCAGATGGGGAAAATTCAGTATTTACAAGTAGTGAATCTTTAATGCCTGAAAATGATTCAAATGATACTTATAGTTATATGATTCAGCCAAATAGTGTTTCAACAACGCCTTCTAATATTGTCACTTCACCAACAACTGTTGAGATTGATGAAAATGGATACTATACTGTAACAAATCCAGATTTCAATAAACTAGCTGCTGGAGAGAGTGTTACTGTTTTCTTTACAGCAATTGTTAGTGATGGTACAAATTTTGATACTCCTTCAATTATGATGACAATTACAGGTTCAAATGATAAACCAACAGTTACTAATGAGATTATCTCAGCAGTTGATGAAGCAGATGGTCTTCAAGTTGTAAAAACTGGCACATTAAATTATGATGATGTTGATACTTCTGATACACACACTTTTGAAATATCTACACAACCTTCGGTTGTTGTATATGCGTCAGACGGGGTAACAGTTGTTCAAGGAGTTTCAATTTTAGCTTTAGAGGTAGTTTTAAACTCTGCAACAGGTGAGTATGAAGTAAAAGGGAACTTTGATGCATTAGCTCAAGGACAAAAAGCTGTTATAGATTTTGGTTATAAAGTAACAGATGATTCAGGAGCAGCAAATGCTCAAAGTGATGAAGGAACAGTTACTTTGACTGTAAATGGAACAAATGATGTAGCAACTCTTACTTCTGAATTGGTTAGCTCATCTATAAATGAGACTGTTTCTGGGGAAGTTTTAGCAACACTAAATGTGGAAGACCTTGATGGTACTGCATCTTATTCTGGTTTTTCTCTAAGTGGAGATGATGCTTCTTTAGTTGAAATTATAGAAGAAAATGGAGAATTCAAACTAAAATTAAAAGACAATGTCTCTTTAGATTATGAAACTAATCCTTCTCTTGATGTTAGAGTTACATATAATGATGGATATGACAATAGTATTCAAGATATTAATATTGCAGTTAATAATATTACAGGGATTATCTCAACAACAGGTGCCGCTGATCCTATTATAAGCAATACTTTTAATGGCAATAATAATAATTGGGTTATTTTGTCTGGTAGTGAAAATAATGGAAATAATATTTTAGGATGGTTTAATAGTGATAATACTGTAGCGTATAAATCATTTGATTTAGATACTTATTCTGGAGAAAATGTTACAGTTAGTTTTGATTTAAGTACCTATCAATATAATGGACAGTGGGAATCAAATGATTATTTAGATGTTTTGATAAGAAATGGTAATGGTCAAATTATTAGTAATAACTCTTTTAATAGTAATGATGATACTACCTTTACATTTGAAGTTCCACAAAATGGAGAATTTACCATATATATAAGTTCAAACAATACAGCAAATTCAGAATATTGGGCAATAGATAATTTTGAAATAAGTGCAACAACTACAGGGGAACAAATTCTAACTTTAGATAGTTCAACAAGTGGTGAGATAAATATGGCTGAATTACTATCTCAAGCTAATGATTTTAGTGGAAATAGTTCATCTCTTAACGAGTTAGACACTATTGATTTAACAAATGGAGACCATATCTTATCAAATATCTCTATAGGTGATGTTTTAGCAATGACGGACAGTGATAAAACATTAACAATAACTGGGGATACTGGTGATACCATTAAATTAGATTTAGGTGCAAGTGTAAACAATGCATCTGAAATTAATGATAATCAATGGCATCAAGTTGATGATACAAATACCTATATAGGAAAAGCAGGAGAGGATACTGTAACTCTGCTTATCAATGGTATTCAAGTAGAAGATATATAA
- a CDS encoding 5'-methylthioadenosine/adenosylhomocysteine nucleosidase — translation MKKLAIMGAMVEEIEPLLEYFENVKLTEYANNKYYEVNYKGLDIVIAYSKIGKVFASLTASTMIEKFGCDTLLFSGVAGAINPKLKIGDMIVANKLCQHDLDITAFGHPHGYVPEGSVFVESSKELREVAKAVAKEMGIEVIEGTIATGDQFVHSSEKKDFIEKTFQADALEMEGASVAVVCNALNVPFFILRAISDSADMDAGFDFDEFLKSSAKISADYLIKIVDKLN, via the coding sequence ATGAAAAAACTTGCAATAATGGGAGCAATGGTTGAAGAGATTGAACCGCTACTAGAGTATTTTGAAAATGTGAAATTAACTGAATATGCAAACAACAAATATTATGAAGTAAACTATAAAGGTCTTGATATAGTAATTGCATATTCAAAAATAGGAAAAGTATTTGCAAGTTTAACTGCAAGTACAATGATAGAAAAATTTGGTTGTGATACTCTTCTTTTCTCTGGTGTTGCAGGAGCAATAAATCCTAAACTAAAAATTGGAGATATGATTGTTGCTAATAAACTTTGTCAACATGATTTAGATATCACTGCTTTTGGTCATCCCCATGGTTATGTTCCAGAAGGTTCAGTTTTTGTTGAGAGTTCAAAAGAGTTAAGAGAAGTAGCAAAAGCTGTTGCAAAAGAGATGGGAATTGAGGTAATTGAAGGAACAATTGCAACAGGAGATCAATTTGTTCACTCAAGTGAGAAAAAAGATTTTATTGAAAAAACTTTTCAAGCTGATGCACTAGAGATGGAAGGAGCAAGTGTTGCTGTTGTTTGTAATGCTTTAAATGTTCCTTTTTTTATTCTTAGAGCAATCTCAGATAGTGCAGATATGGATGCAGGATTTGATTTTGATGAATTTTTAAAATCAAGTGCAAAAATATCTGCTGATTATTTAATAAAAATAGTTGACAAACTAAACTAA